TCCAATAATGGGCCGCGGCAACCGATCGAGTTTGGACAACACAGTTGCCAGTTCCGTGGCGTCGGCGATCCGTTCATCGCGCGAGCGCGTGGCCTGTACCTGCATCTCCTTCAGGTCTCCGCCTGCGCAAAAGTGCTCCCCGGCTCCCGACAGCACGACCACACGCACGGCCTGGTCAGCAGCGAGCCGATCGGCGGCCGTGCCAAGTTCCTGGATCATGCGCTGCGACATCGCATTGCGCGCCTCCGGTCGATTGAGCGTCAGACGGGCGATACCGGTCGCATCCACGTCCAGCGAAATGGTCTGAAAGTCGGACAAGTGGAAACTCCGCAATGAGGAGGTACAGAATGATGGATGCGAAATGATGAGGAAGATGCGCCACGAGTTCAATCGTCGGCACGAGCGCCAGCACAAGCCAAGACGCCCGCGATTTCAACGTTCGATTCCTTCGCATTCATCGTTTACTTAGCAGCCGCTTCGTCGCGCAGCACGCGGCGCAGGATCTTGCCGATGTTGCTTTTCGGTAACGCCGACAGAAAGTGAACCTGTGACGGCGCCTTGAATTTGGCCACGTGGCGGCAGACGTGCTCGACCACTTCTGTCTCACTGACCTCCGCACCGGGCTTGGAGACGACGAAGGCTACCACGTTTTCGCCATAAACTGCGTCCGGCACGCCGACGACAGCCGCCTCGGCCACGGCAGGGTGCTCGTGCAAAACCGCTTCCAGCTCGGCCGGATAGATGTTTTCACCGCCGCGAATGATCATGTCCTTTTTGCGATCCACGACAAAGAGGAACCCGTCCTCGTCCAGGTAGCCGACGTCGCCGGTGTGCAGCCAGCCGCCGCGCAGAATCGACTCGGTCTCGTCCGGACGATTGTGGTAGCCCCGCATCACGATCGGCCCGCGCATGCAGATCTCGCCGCGCTCGCCCGAGGGGACGGGCCGATCCTCCTCGTCCAAGATCTGCAATTCCGTGTGCTTATAGGCGCGACCCGCCGAACCCGGGCGAAACGGTTCCGACCGACGATTAGCTGTGCCCATGCCGGCACCCTCGGTCAGACCGTACACCTCGCGAATCCGCGCTGGGTGCCGACGCATGAAAGCTTGCGCCAACTCCACGGGCAAGGGCGCTCCGCCGCAGATGATTTCGACCAGCGATGATAAATCGTACTGACTGGCCCGGGGATGGTGCAGTAATACCGCCAGGATCGTCGGCACCGCCGCCGTGGCCGTGCAGCGATGCTCCTGTACCAGCGCCATGAATCGCTCGGGATCAAACCAGCGCAATTGAACCAGGCGCGTCCGATCCGCCAGATGATTAGGTGTCATCAGCAAGTCATTCATAATGGCCACGCCAAAAATGTGCGCAATCGGCATCGCACTGAGCGTGATCCTCGGCACTTCCCATTTGTCGAGTTCTGCAGCGTCGGCTACCGCGGCTGCGCTGGCCAGCAGATTGCCGTGGGTCAGGAGCACACCCTTGGGCCGGCCTGTCGTGCCTGAGGAATAAAGCATGACCGCGACATCGTGCGTATCGATCTGCGGCAGCGCCGCGAGCGGAGCATGCTGCAAAAGCGAATCCAAGCACAGTTCCGCCGGCATTGCCTGCGGGTTATCTGTTCCGCCAAGCACCAAGATATGGGTGACATGGGGAAGCCCGGCCACGGCTTCACGCACGGTGGGCAACCGCTCGACGTCGGTAACGACGATTTGCGCCTCGGTGTCCGAAAGCACATAGCGTAACTCGTTCGCCGCCGATTGCGGCATGATGGGGATAGCCGTGGCCCCGGTGCGAAAGATTCCCTGCAATACCGGAAACACCAAGGCGTGATTCATCATCAGCACCACGGCCCGGCCTCCTCGACCCAATCCCAATTCGGCGAAGGCCGCGTGCAATCGTCGAGTACGGTCGAGCAATTGCCAATTTGTATACTGCTCGCCCTCGATCTCGAAAAACGACCGCTCACCCAACCGCGCGGCCGATTCTTCGGCCAGTTCCGCCAAATTCTTCGCCGTCATATCCGCCTCACCCAACCAGATATCAAGTAA
This genomic window from Pirellulales bacterium contains:
- a CDS encoding AMP-binding protein, producing the protein MTAKNLAELAEESAARLGERSFFEIEGEQYTNWQLLDRTRRLHAAFAELGLGRGGRAVVLMMNHALVFPVLQGIFRTGATAIPIMPQSAANELRYVLSDTEAQIVVTDVERLPTVREAVAGLPHVTHILVLGGTDNPQAMPAELCLDSLLQHAPLAALPQIDTHDVAVMLYSSGTTGRPKGVLLTHGNLLASAAAVADAAELDKWEVPRITLSAMPIAHIFGVAIMNDLLMTPNHLADRTRLVQLRWFDPERFMALVQEHRCTATAAVPTILAVLLHHPRASQYDLSSLVEIICGGAPLPVELAQAFMRRHPARIREVYGLTEGAGMGTANRRSEPFRPGSAGRAYKHTELQILDEEDRPVPSGERGEICMRGPIVMRGYHNRPDETESILRGGWLHTGDVGYLDEDGFLFVVDRKKDMIIRGGENIYPAELEAVLHEHPAVAEAAVVGVPDAVYGENVVAFVVSKPGAEVSETEVVEHVCRHVAKFKAPSQVHFLSALPKSNIGKILRRVLRDEAAAK